The proteins below come from a single Acidobacteriota bacterium genomic window:
- a CDS encoding AMP-binding protein codes for MSQSFLRMLIDSFEQRPDKVAMRIVGSDTEVYTFAEMLKRVRAIAYRLSQENVGFGDRVALIGENHPSWAIAYLGTLYHGAVCVPLDPHGEIETITNFLENSEAKVAFLSPDQTGRFSQIEEKLGRHIPAVVWNLENSTNGFQKFEEWSSTDFPEAFAAEIPKAEGPDIALLMYTSGTTGTPKGVPLTHGNIVGELSGVNDILGLSDKERILSLLPLFHAYLQIVNLWVATTFGPQVGYLKELTPAELSESMKVFKPTILTTVPRLWYIFHKKIFDAVEAKPKPVRMLFRTMLAANGFFRDSLGVNLGPKLFGQVHESFGGELRIAISAGSRFDEAVAEDFHRLGFTIIQGYGLTETSGAATATPEDDNRVGSVGKPMRGAEIKIADPDKDGVGEVLIRGTMVFDGYYQNPTATAEAFTEDGWFHSGDLGKLDKDGFLYIVGRAKDVIVLPSGKNVHPEDIEVHYLKSPMVEELAVIGVADETESRAGAEKLAAVVVPDFAYLKANGIANSKAAVRHNLDTLGRDLPEYQRVRDYIIRVEPLPRTATNKIKRFQLKKEIESGVIATDAKEIKAWEFSDADKALIESHIARSVVQAIKQNSKDIELVHPNMNLEIDLGLDSLARAETFASLEQAFSTEFNGDEAAQALTVANVIEMIRSHVGDDADAASLDLNWGEIVRNADGDFPEVRAVLKARPLFSVFAFTVYKLFHLFCRVFMLLEVKGRENLTELTTLNADGTVAKPFLICPNHQSFLDPFVLCSNYPYRLFKNIFHVGASEFFEGSFLRSLAKMMNVVPVNPDTELMRAMKSGAIGLKNGKVLNIYPEGERAFDGELHLFKKGAAILATELDMPIVPVAIDGLYKVWARNSWKIRPAKVKITIGKPIYAREFLAAAKGTEIAVAGDEKYEAVTAHVKQTISDMIEEMRK; via the coding sequence ATGTCACAATCATTTTTAAGAATGTTGATCGACTCGTTCGAACAACGGCCTGACAAAGTCGCGATGAGGATCGTCGGCAGCGATACCGAGGTTTACACGTTTGCGGAAATGCTCAAGCGCGTTCGGGCGATCGCCTATCGGCTGAGCCAGGAAAATGTCGGGTTCGGCGACCGCGTTGCATTGATCGGCGAAAACCATCCATCCTGGGCGATCGCATACCTTGGCACGCTCTATCACGGAGCCGTTTGCGTACCTTTGGATCCGCATGGCGAGATCGAGACGATAACAAACTTTCTTGAGAACTCAGAAGCCAAAGTCGCCTTCCTCTCGCCCGATCAAACCGGCCGATTCTCACAGATCGAAGAAAAGCTCGGCCGCCATATTCCCGCCGTTGTTTGGAATCTCGAGAATTCGACGAACGGCTTTCAAAAATTTGAAGAATGGTCTTCTACCGATTTTCCGGAAGCCTTCGCGGCTGAAATTCCTAAAGCGGAGGGTCCGGATATCGCCCTGCTTATGTATACGAGCGGGACGACAGGAACTCCGAAGGGCGTTCCCTTGACCCACGGGAACATTGTCGGTGAACTTTCCGGCGTAAATGACATCTTGGGCCTATCCGATAAGGAACGGATCCTGAGCCTGCTGCCGCTGTTCCATGCGTATCTGCAAATCGTGAATCTCTGGGTCGCCACGACTTTTGGCCCGCAGGTCGGTTATTTGAAGGAACTAACTCCCGCCGAACTTAGTGAGTCGATGAAGGTTTTCAAACCGACGATCCTCACGACAGTACCGCGCCTTTGGTACATATTTCATAAGAAGATCTTCGACGCGGTCGAGGCGAAACCCAAACCGGTGCGGATGTTGTTTCGCACCATGCTTGCCGCCAACGGCTTTTTCCGCGACTCACTCGGCGTCAATCTGGGCCCCAAACTCTTCGGCCAGGTTCACGAATCTTTTGGCGGCGAGCTACGTATCGCGATCTCCGCCGGTTCGAGGTTTGACGAGGCAGTTGCTGAGGATTTTCATCGGCTCGGATTCACCATTATTCAAGGCTACGGCCTAACTGAAACGAGCGGAGCCGCGACTGCAACTCCGGAAGACGATAACCGCGTCGGATCCGTAGGAAAACCGATGCGAGGCGCGGAAATAAAGATCGCGGACCCGGACAAAGATGGCGTCGGCGAGGTACTGATACGCGGGACAATGGTTTTCGACGGTTATTATCAGAACCCTACGGCTACTGCGGAAGCGTTTACCGAGGATGGCTGGTTCCATTCGGGAGACCTTGGAAAGCTCGATAAAGACGGTTTTCTCTACATCGTTGGCCGGGCCAAGGACGTGATCGTTTTGCCGTCTGGCAAGAATGTCCATCCGGAAGATATTGAGGTCCATTATCTAAAATCGCCGATGGTTGAGGAACTTGCCGTCATTGGCGTCGCCGACGAGACTGAATCGCGTGCCGGAGCCGAAAAGCTGGCCGCGGTGGTCGTTCCCGATTTTGCGTATCTCAAAGCGAACGGGATCGCTAATTCAAAAGCAGCAGTTCGCCACAATCTCGACACGCTCGGCCGCGACCTTCCGGAATATCAACGCGTCCGCGACTACATCATCCGCGTTGAACCGCTGCCGCGGACCGCGACCAACAAGATCAAGCGATTTCAGCTTAAGAAAGAGATCGAGTCCGGCGTGATCGCGACCGATGCAAAAGAGATCAAGGCGTGGGAATTCTCCGACGCCGATAAAGCTCTCATTGAATCTCACATCGCAAGATCGGTGGTTCAGGCCATCAAACAAAACTCGAAGGATATTGAACTTGTTCACCCGAATATGAATCTCGAGATCGACCTCGGCCTCGACAGCCTGGCCCGTGCCGAGACATTCGCATCGCTCGAACAGGCATTTTCGACAGAGTTCAACGGTGACGAAGCCGCTCAGGCACTGACGGTGGCTAACGTCATCGAAATGATCCGAAGTCATGTCGGAGACGATGCTGACGCAGCGTCGCTCGATCTGAATTGGGGCGAGATCGTGCGAAATGCGGATGGAGATTTCCCGGAGGTCAGGGCTGTCCTTAAGGCTCGCCCTCTTTTTTCCGTATTCGCGTTTACGGTCTATAAACTTTTTCATCTTTTTTGCCGCGTGTTCATGCTCCTTGAAGTCAAAGGCAGGGAGAATCTGACCGAGCTAACGACGCTGAATGCCGACGGCACCGTAGCAAAACCATTTCTTATCTGCCCGAACCATCAGAGTTTTCTTGATCCTTTTGTCCTCTGTTCCAACTATCCTTATCGTCTTTTCAAGAACATTTTTCACGTTGGAGCCAGCGAGTTTTTCGAGGGCTCTTTCCTGAGATCTTTAGCGAAAATGATGAATGTCGTGCCCGTTAACCCGGACACGGAACTGATGCGAGCCATGAAATCCGGAGCGATCGGCCTCAAGAACGGAAAAGTGCTGAACATTTATCCCGAGGGCGAGCGAGCGTTCGACGGCGAACTGCACCTCTTCAAAAAAGGCGCCGCGATACTCGCAACCGAACTCGACATGCCGATCGTCCCTGTCGCGATCGACGGTCTTTACAAGGTCTGGGCACGCAACTCCTGGAAGATCCGCCCTGCAAAAGTGAAGATCACGATCGGAAAACCGATCTATGCCCGCGAGTTTCTCGCTGCTGCAAAGGGTACTGAAATAGCTGTCGCCGGCGACGAGAAATACGAGGCTGTCACGGCACACGTAAAGCAAACGATCTCGGATATGATCGAGGAGATGCGAAAATAG
- a CDS encoding SLC13 family permease, with amino-acid sequence MSPITITLILLVVAIILFSTERIPVDIVGLLLVMALVFTQVLTAQQALAGFGNDIIITIGGLFILVGGLAKTGVVDLIGRRMHGIAGDNVFILTALIMIAAAVSASVLKNTTTTAMFLPIVIGLAAKSKVPTSKLLMPLAFGAILGGSCTLIGTSTNLAVSGTIQRYGLEPFSMFELAPVGIVTLCAGTIYMLIVGRKLLPSRGVEESLTEQYKMREYISELIVLPDSPLVGQTISEADLNRRLDLNVLGIIRTGQKINAPGASERIRRRDSLIVEGAISDILRVKEEAGLEIKPDFLLSDTELEGNNVELFEVLVARNSRLSEQTLKTLGFRERYNLTVLAINRHGRTFVNKLSDVRLAFGDVLLVQGRRTGIDVLVGDNDVLMLEDLTDTNPRIEKRKWAISAFLLFLGLSLSQVITGIEVPLPIAVLCGVMLLLATKTVHHNEMYSLVGFRVLVLIACMMSFGVAMETTGADKMLADIINLQLGQFGPTAVLAGFFVLTVILTQPMSNQAAALVVLPVAVKSAIALGVNPRTFIIAITYAASFSFITPLEPASVLVYTPGRYRFLDFVKVGTALTVIVFIVTLVLVPIIWPL; translated from the coding sequence ATGTCACCGATCACAATTACACTTATCCTGTTGGTCGTCGCCATCATACTTTTTTCTACGGAAAGAATACCGGTCGACATCGTGGGCCTGCTTTTGGTTATGGCTCTCGTGTTTACACAGGTTTTGACCGCACAGCAGGCTCTTGCGGGGTTCGGAAACGATATAATAATTACTATCGGTGGCTTGTTCATCCTCGTTGGTGGGTTAGCTAAGACCGGGGTCGTCGACCTGATCGGCCGCCGCATGCACGGTATAGCCGGTGACAATGTCTTTATTCTAACGGCCCTTATTATGATCGCAGCGGCGGTTAGCGCTTCGGTTCTTAAAAATACGACGACGACAGCGATGTTCTTACCAATCGTAATTGGGCTAGCTGCAAAATCAAAAGTACCTACCTCCAAATTGCTCATGCCGCTTGCCTTTGGGGCGATCCTCGGCGGTAGCTGCACCCTGATTGGAACTTCAACCAATCTCGCAGTCAGCGGAACGATCCAGCGTTATGGCCTCGAACCTTTCTCGATGTTCGAGCTTGCACCTGTCGGAATTGTAACGCTGTGCGCGGGGACTATTTACATGCTCATCGTCGGACGAAAGCTGCTTCCATCCCGCGGAGTAGAGGAGTCTTTGACCGAGCAATATAAGATGCGCGAGTACATTTCGGAGCTGATCGTCTTACCGGATTCGCCATTGGTGGGCCAAACGATAAGCGAGGCTGACCTTAACCGGAGACTCGATCTCAACGTTCTTGGGATCATACGGACCGGCCAGAAGATAAATGCGCCGGGTGCGTCGGAACGAATACGGCGCCGTGATTCGTTGATCGTGGAAGGAGCGATAAGCGATATCCTGCGCGTCAAGGAAGAAGCGGGGCTGGAGATCAAACCAGATTTTTTGCTCTCCGACACTGAGCTCGAGGGTAATAACGTCGAGTTGTTCGAGGTTCTTGTCGCCCGCAACTCTCGTTTGTCAGAACAAACTCTGAAAACGCTCGGTTTCCGCGAGCGTTATAACTTAACGGTACTGGCCATAAATCGTCACGGAAGGACATTCGTCAACAAACTGAGTGACGTAAGGCTTGCTTTTGGCGACGTCTTGCTCGTTCAGGGGAGGCGAACGGGAATCGATGTCTTAGTAGGCGATAATGATGTCCTAATGCTCGAAGATCTTACGGACACCAATCCACGGATCGAAAAGCGTAAATGGGCGATATCAGCGTTTTTACTTTTTCTCGGCCTCTCGCTTTCACAGGTCATCACCGGCATCGAGGTCCCCTTACCAATTGCAGTGCTTTGCGGCGTAATGCTTTTACTTGCGACGAAAACCGTACATCATAACGAGATGTATTCGCTCGTGGGATTTCGCGTTCTTGTTCTAATCGCGTGCATGATGAGTTTTGGCGTTGCAATGGAAACTACCGGGGCCGACAAGATGCTGGCCGATATTATTAATTTACAACTTGGTCAATTTGGTCCGACGGCGGTTCTTGCAGGCTTTTTCGTCTTGACTGTCATTCTAACCCAGCCAATGTCAAATCAGGCCGCTGCCTTGGTCGTGCTGCCGGTCGCGGTGAAATCAGCCATCGCCCTTGGTGTCAATCCAAGAACCTTCATCATTGCCATCACATATGCGGCGAGTTTCTCGTTTATCACGCCTCTTGAACCAGCTTCGGTTCTTGTCTACACCCCTGGCCGTTACCGGTTTCTGGACTTCGTAAAGGTAGGTACCGCTTTAACGGTGATCGTCTTTATTGTCACTCTGGTACTCGTGCCGATAATCTGGCCATTGTGA
- a CDS encoding CocE/NonD family hydrolase gives MRVKSIFVALFVTIFALSASAQAPSAAQNELAKYITDNYTKREVMIPVRDGIKLFTAIYEPKDKSQKYPMLLNRTPYTVGPYGADKFKTSLGPDALFAKEGYIFVYQDVRGKTISEGEFQDVRPDIANTDKTKIDESTDTYDTIDWLVKNVDNNNGRVGTYGISYPGFYTSAGSIDSHPALKACSPQAPVSDWFHGDDMHHNGALFLTQNFSFFTSFGQYRPTPNSDFKYLKPWTGPQPSDAYNYFLKAGGLKEIADEYEKNMGVRIKFWDEMMQHPNYDQFWKDRNILPKLKNIGCATMTVGGWYDNEDLYGALKTYQHIEKQNPGIFNVLVVGPWDHGGWSRNDGDWLGTAYFGQKTGEYYRANLEVPFFNHFLKDKGDISAIKEVNLFDTGSNEWRGLSDYEPTTSTDTALYLTEKGGLSFKAPANAPGYNEYVSDPSKPVPYTQKITQNYPRDFMTEDQRFAAGRPDVLVYQSDVLTEDITVAGDIKPSLVVSSSGTDSDFVVKLIDVFPDNYRYPEGQRPPQSSAWSVFQPGGYQMLLRGEPMPARFRDGFEKGVALTPNKPTKLAFTMPGVMHTFKKGHRIMVQIQSTWFPLVARNPQKFVPNYKVTTAADFRSATQRIYTGGKNTSAIILPILKK, from the coding sequence ATGCGCGTCAAATCGATCTTCGTTGCACTTTTCGTCACCATCTTTGCGTTATCGGCTAGTGCTCAGGCACCGTCTGCGGCTCAGAACGAACTCGCAAAATACATTACAGACAATTACACAAAACGTGAGGTAATGATCCCTGTTCGCGACGGGATCAAGCTTTTCACTGCGATCTACGAGCCAAAGGACAAGTCGCAGAAATACCCGATGCTGCTTAACCGTACGCCATACACGGTAGGCCCCTATGGTGCGGACAAATTCAAGACATCACTCGGCCCCGATGCGCTTTTTGCAAAGGAAGGCTACATTTTTGTCTACCAGGACGTCCGCGGAAAGACGATAAGCGAGGGCGAATTCCAGGATGTGCGGCCCGACATCGCAAACACCGACAAAACGAAAATAGACGAGTCGACAGATACCTATGACACGATCGATTGGCTGGTCAAGAATGTTGATAACAACAATGGGCGAGTCGGAACCTATGGTATTTCGTATCCGGGTTTTTACACGTCTGCCGGCTCGATCGATTCGCACCCCGCACTAAAGGCATGTTCGCCGCAGGCTCCCGTCAGCGATTGGTTTCACGGCGATGACATGCACCACAATGGTGCTCTATTTCTGACTCAGAACTTCTCCTTCTTCACCAGCTTTGGCCAGTATCGCCCAACGCCGAACAGCGACTTTAAATATCTCAAACCTTGGACAGGCCCGCAGCCATCAGACGCGTATAACTATTTCCTGAAAGCCGGCGGGCTCAAGGAGATCGCTGACGAATACGAAAAAAACATGGGCGTTCGCATCAAATTCTGGGACGAAATGATGCAGCATCCGAATTACGATCAGTTCTGGAAGGACCGCAACATTCTACCGAAACTCAAGAATATCGGCTGCGCAACCATGACCGTCGGCGGTTGGTACGATAACGAAGATCTTTACGGAGCTCTCAAAACCTACCAGCACATCGAAAAGCAGAATCCCGGAATTTTCAACGTCCTCGTCGTCGGCCCGTGGGATCACGGCGGCTGGTCGCGCAATGACGGCGACTGGCTGGGAACCGCATATTTTGGCCAGAAAACCGGGGAATATTACCGCGCAAATCTCGAAGTTCCCTTTTTCAATCACTTCCTGAAAGACAAAGGCGATATCTCAGCGATAAAAGAGGTTAACCTTTTCGACACCGGTTCGAACGAATGGCGGGGCCTGAGCGATTACGAGCCAACGACAAGCACAGATACGGCCCTTTATCTAACTGAAAAAGGCGGACTTTCCTTCAAGGCACCCGCAAACGCGCCAGGCTATAACGAATACGTTTCGGATCCCTCGAAACCTGTTCCATACACACAAAAGATCACGCAGAATTACCCACGTGACTTTATGACCGAAGACCAGCGGTTTGCCGCGGGCCGTCCGGACGTTCTTGTCTATCAGAGCGACGTTTTGACCGAGGACATAACCGTTGCGGGCGATATTAAGCCGTCTCTGGTTGTTTCGTCGAGTGGTACAGATTCGGATTTCGTCGTGAAATTGATCGACGTTTTCCCAGATAACTACCGATATCCCGAAGGACAGAGACCGCCGCAAAGCTCGGCATGGTCGGTGTTTCAGCCAGGCGGTTATCAAATGCTCCTTCGGGGTGAGCCCATGCCGGCACGTTTCCGCGACGGATTTGAGAAAGGGGTTGCGTTAACGCCGAATAAACCAACTAAGCTTGCCTTCACGATGCCCGGCGTTATGCACACATTCAAGAAAGGACATCGGATCATGGTTCAGATCCAAAGCACATGGTTCCCGCTTGTCGCCCGGAATCCGCAGAAGTTCGTACCAAATTATAAGGTCACGACCGCGGCTGATTTCCGAAGCGCGACACAGAGGATCTACACGGGTGGAAAGAATACTTCGGCGATCATTTTGCCGATACTGAAAAAATAA
- a CDS encoding response regulator: MDKILIIDDDEELCELVSEYLTVEGFDISSVNDGASGLAAALTGDYDMVILDVMLPKMNGFDVLRNLREQSKLPVIMLTARGDDMERIVGLEIGADDYLPKPFNPRELAARLRAILRRTAVEEGDAEASEKLDIDGIQISPASRIATCDGRELNLTSVEFELLMELLKEAGKIVKKEDLSENVLERKLSPYDRSLDMHISNLRKKLGERADGTERIKTIRSVGYIYTLV, from the coding sequence ATGGACAAGATCCTGATCATCGACGACGACGAAGAGCTTTGCGAACTGGTATCTGAATACCTGACGGTCGAGGGCTTCGACATCTCGTCTGTAAACGACGGTGCAAGCGGACTTGCGGCGGCTCTTACCGGTGATTACGATATGGTTATCCTCGATGTGATGCTGCCGAAGATGAATGGCTTTGACGTTCTGCGGAATTTGCGCGAACAGTCAAAATTGCCCGTTATCATGCTGACCGCACGCGGCGACGATATGGAGCGTATCGTCGGGCTCGAGATCGGGGCTGACGATTATCTGCCGAAACCCTTCAACCCGCGAGAACTTGCGGCTCGGCTGCGTGCGATCTTACGCCGAACGGCTGTCGAAGAGGGCGACGCGGAGGCGAGCGAGAAGCTCGACATTGACGGTATCCAGATATCGCCTGCGTCCCGCATTGCGACGTGCGACGGCAGGGAACTGAACCTGACCTCGGTCGAATTCGAGCTTTTGATGGAATTGCTGAAAGAAGCCGGAAAGATCGTTAAAAAAGAAGACCTGAGCGAGAACGTGCTCGAGCGAAAGCTATCGCCGTACGATCGCAGCCTAGATATGCACATCAGCAATCTTCGCAAAAAGCTGGGCGAACGGGCCGACGGTACGGAACGCATAAAGACTATCCGCTCGGTTGGCTATATTTATACGCTGGTATGA
- a CDS encoding Spy/CpxP family protein refolding chaperone, whose amino-acid sequence MKKIIFGIAAAVILITGSIFVIAQRSSGKGGHGFGNGPGGHRGGIEMALRGLDLTDEQKVKVKEITDAAKTTVDPLMEQTRANHDKIRSLGTDGKFDQAQVEALAAEQGNLTAKMIVERERVKAQIFALLTDDQKAKAAAMHTKFEEKFKNRKAEKPAGSEF is encoded by the coding sequence ATGAAGAAAATAATATTTGGAATCGCAGCAGCAGTAATACTTATAACGGGTTCGATCTTTGTTATCGCACAGCGATCGAGCGGAAAAGGCGGCCATGGATTCGGAAACGGCCCGGGCGGCCATCGCGGCGGCATAGAGATGGCTCTTCGCGGCCTCGATCTGACCGATGAGCAGAAAGTAAAGGTCAAGGAAATAACGGACGCAGCCAAAACCACCGTAGATCCGCTGATGGAACAGACTCGTGCAAACCACGACAAGATCCGCAGCCTCGGTACGGACGGGAAATTTGACCAAGCTCAGGTCGAGGCCTTGGCGGCCGAACAGGGTAACCTGACAGCCAAAATGATCGTCGAAAGGGAAAGGGTTAAGGCACAGATCTTTGCCCTTCTGACCGACGACCAAAAGGCGAAAGCCGCAGCAATGCACACGAAGTTCGAGGAAAAATTCAAAAACCGTAAGGCTGAGAAGCCGGCTGGTTCAGAGTTCTAA
- a CDS encoding FAD/NAD(P)-binding protein, producing the protein MKRITIIGGGASGTLLMVNLLRHAGGREIEINLVERRAKIGRGVAFGTTRDSHLLNVPAGRMGAFPDDIDDFHKWLTEKGFAYDSHDFVPRVKYGEYLRDVFTKATENVPANIRLNLMDDEAVDMSVNGDSAEVMLRSGEVLPSSHVVLAFGNFKPPHPSVGDLSFVDSERYFQDPWSSRLYDSLDPDDSVFIVGTGLSMIDVALHLNKHGHRGKISAISTRGLLPAVHKLGFTYPDFSNELKTTDRITDILKTVLRHMKQAEATGSNWRAVIDSLRPATQQLWLGLPTAEKRYFKQHLSRYWNVARHRMPGEAAAILEEMQAKGSLEILKGRLKSITVGMDGGFDIKFKTIGVEHSVASDVLVNCIGSEANFTRIDSEFVRNLIARRHIRPDELAMGIEATPDGRVIDKNDEPSKVVRTLGTALKGILWESTAIPEIRSQARDLALKLLKV; encoded by the coding sequence ATGAAGAGAATCACGATAATCGGCGGCGGCGCGAGTGGAACACTGCTGATGGTCAACCTCTTGCGGCACGCGGGTGGGCGCGAAATCGAGATAAACCTCGTCGAACGCCGCGCAAAGATCGGCCGCGGTGTGGCGTTCGGCACGACGCGGGATTCGCACTTGCTCAATGTTCCGGCCGGCCGCATGGGAGCATTCCCTGACGACATCGACGATTTTCATAAATGGCTGACCGAGAAAGGCTTCGCATACGACTCGCATGACTTCGTACCGCGCGTAAAGTATGGCGAATATCTCCGCGATGTATTCACAAAGGCGACAGAGAACGTCCCGGCAAACATTCGATTGAATCTGATGGATGACGAAGCAGTTGATATGTCCGTCAACGGGGATTCAGCAGAGGTGATGCTCCGTTCGGGCGAGGTCTTGCCATCGAGTCACGTTGTACTTGCTTTCGGCAATTTCAAACCACCGCATCCGAGCGTCGGTGATCTAAGTTTCGTGGATTCGGAGCGGTATTTTCAGGATCCGTGGAGTTCCCGGCTTTACGATTCGTTAGATCCGGACGATTCCGTCTTTATTGTTGGGACCGGATTGTCGATGATCGACGTCGCACTTCATCTCAATAAACACGGCCATCGCGGCAAAATATCGGCGATCTCGACCCGCGGATTGCTTCCGGCGGTGCATAAATTAGGCTTCACGTACCCCGACTTTTCGAACGAACTAAAAACTACAGACCGCATTACCGACATCCTAAAAACCGTGCTCCGGCACATGAAACAAGCCGAGGCGACCGGAAGCAATTGGCGTGCGGTCATCGACAGCCTGCGGCCTGCTACACAACAGCTTTGGCTCGGCCTGCCGACCGCGGAAAAACGCTATTTCAAGCAGCATTTAAGCCGCTACTGGAATGTTGCCCGTCACCGCATGCCCGGCGAAGCCGCTGCAATTCTCGAAGAAATGCAGGCGAAAGGGTCGCTTGAGATACTCAAAGGAAGATTGAAAAGCATAACGGTGGGGATGGACGGCGGTTTTGATATCAAATTTAAGACGATCGGCGTCGAGCATTCGGTCGCAAGCGATGTGCTGGTCAACTGTATCGGTTCTGAGGCAAATTTCACGCGGATCGATTCCGAATTTGTCAGGAATCTGATCGCGCGGCGCCATATTCGCCCCGACGAACTCGCCATGGGCATCGAAGCAACGCCCGATGGACGGGTGATCGACAAGAATGATGAGCCTTCGAAGGTCGTTCGCACGCTCGGGACCGCTCTCAAAGGTATTCTGTGGGAATCGACCGCGATACCTGAGATTCGCTCGCAGGCCCGCGATCTCGCCTTGAAACTATTAAAAGTTTAG
- a CDS encoding type II secretion system protein: MPYLVKKQVPKNVTFAVSVDENEVLKMRKKRENGFSLIELLVVCVVIGIIATIAIPYLRKAVHATENRNTRTTLKAVATSQLSFVTTNNRYARLTEINNLMNGAVGTVSGSDITRGQFTISMVPPTPTDAELRAGYIINATRNVPGEGLYIYEVTEAGRVRQVQPLCSGDCD, encoded by the coding sequence GGTAAGCGTCGACGAAAACGAGGTGTTGAAAATGAGGAAAAAGCGTGAAAATGGATTCTCGCTGATCGAGTTATTAGTAGTTTGCGTTGTGATCGGGATAATTGCGACCATAGCGATCCCGTATCTCCGTAAGGCGGTCCATGCTACCGAAAATCGAAACACTCGAACAACTCTTAAAGCGGTAGCGACGAGCCAGCTGAGTTTCGTGACCACGAACAATCGCTATGCCCGTCTAACTGAGATCAATAATTTGATGAACGGAGCTGTCGGTACTGTATCAGGCAGTGATATTACCCGTGGCCAGTTCACGATCTCGATGGTTCCTCCGACTCCGACCGACGCTGAACTTCGAGCCGGATATATTATCAACGCGACCCGAAATGTCCCCGGCGAAGGCCTCTACATCTACGAAGTAACGGAAGCCGGACGCGTCCGTCAAGTACAGCCGCTATGCAGCGGCGATTGTGATTAA
- a CDS encoding HAMP domain-containing protein, producing the protein MKLFLKIFLWFLAAVSLVVVVLIFVTRTFQTEPMVSRFERSTRNQLTVYGGTASQIVKAEGEDGLKTFLTRLKDLEPPRQVSLVSNDGKVFFGDPVEAPEVGELTTRTMSSGQVETDFNSEERTVGAAPVNFPDGRRMVLVFQWERQAPPSLFWGSTTAYTRLAGILLTGIVLCYLLALYLTSPIRKLREATNKLADGNLETRVIPSLGRRRDEIGDLARDFNIMAERIESLITSQQRLNRDISHELRSPLARLNVALEIAKQRSNPETMPIFQRIEGESNRLNEMISRLLTLSKLETGADDVDRVRLDFAELVRDVAADAEFEAQAKGKHVEVSSADSCPVIGSENLLRSAVENVLRNAVRYTPERTIVDVSLTKENGHAILKISDHGGGVPEEELPNLFRPFYRVGEARERKTGGTGLGLAIAERAVKAHKGTITARNYNGGLQVEIGINTAKKGDA; encoded by the coding sequence ATGAAGCTATTTCTAAAAATTTTCCTGTGGTTTCTCGCGGCTGTCAGTTTGGTGGTCGTGGTCTTGATCTTTGTGACGCGGACATTCCAGACCGAGCCCATGGTCAGCCGTTTTGAGCGGTCGACGCGAAATCAGTTGACGGTTTATGGCGGTACCGCAAGCCAGATCGTTAAAGCGGAGGGAGAGGATGGACTTAAGACGTTCCTGACTCGGCTTAAGGATCTCGAACCACCGCGTCAAGTAAGCCTCGTTTCGAACGATGGCAAGGTATTTTTTGGCGACCCGGTCGAGGCTCCAGAAGTGGGCGAATTAACGACCCGAACAATGTCGAGCGGCCAGGTCGAGACGGATTTTAATTCGGAAGAACGCACTGTTGGAGCGGCCCCGGTGAATTTTCCTGACGGGCGCAGAATGGTCCTTGTTTTTCAATGGGAACGTCAGGCTCCCCCTTCTCTTTTTTGGGGATCGACGACCGCGTACACGCGTCTTGCCGGGATTCTTCTTACCGGTATTGTACTTTGCTACCTGCTTGCCCTTTATCTAACGTCGCCGATCCGCAAGCTTCGCGAGGCTACAAATAAACTTGCCGACGGCAATCTTGAGACCCGCGTGATTCCGAGTCTTGGCCGCCGTCGCGATGAGATCGGTGATCTCGCTCGAGACTTTAACATCATGGCGGAGAGGATCGAGTCGCTTATAACCTCTCAGCAGCGTTTGAATCGGGACATATCCCACGAATTACGCTCGCCTCTCGCCCGGCTCAATGTTGCTCTCGAGATCGCGAAGCAGAGATCAAATCCGGAAACGATGCCGATCTTTCAGCGCATCGAGGGGGAATCAAATCGGCTGAACGAGATGATCTCACGGCTCCTGACACTATCGAAGCTGGAAACCGGTGCCGATGATGTGGATCGGGTACGACTCGATTTTGCTGAATTGGTTCGCGATGTAGCCGCCGACGCCGAATTTGAGGCTCAAGCGAAAGGCAAACATGTCGAGGTTTCATCCGCTGACAGTTGCCCTGTCATCGGAAGTGAAAATCTTCTCCGCAGTGCCGTCGAGAATGTGTTACGAAACGCTGTTCGGTATACCCCGGAGAGAACGATCGTGGACGTATCGCTCACAAAAGAAAACGGCCACGCGATCTTGAAGATCTCAGACCACGGCGGCGGCGTTCCCGAGGAGGAGCTGCCAAACCTATTCCGTCCGTTCTATCGTGTTGGCGAAGCTCGGGAACGAAAGACAGGCGGCACCGGCCTTGGGTTGGCGATCGCCGAACGGGCTGTTAAAGCTCACAAGGGCACGATCACAGCACGCAACTACAACGGAGGGCTGCAAGTTGAGATCGGGATCAACACCGCCAAAAAAGGCGACGCTTAA